A window of the Caldalkalibacillus salinus genome harbors these coding sequences:
- a CDS encoding MerR family transcriptional regulator: MKTYSISEVAKALDLTVYTLRYYDKEGLMPFVERNPNGTRLFKDSDIEALKVIECLKSTGMPIKEIKNFIDWCSEGDATLQQRYDMFMERKVTVEAQIEELKKTMDLIDHKCLYYKTALDAGTEDIHKNDKIEIPINH; the protein is encoded by the coding sequence ATGAAGACATATTCTATCAGCGAAGTTGCAAAAGCGTTGGATCTTACAGTATATACCTTGCGTTATTACGACAAGGAGGGACTCATGCCTTTTGTTGAACGAAATCCCAACGGCACACGATTGTTTAAAGACTCCGATATCGAAGCTTTAAAAGTGATTGAATGTCTAAAATCCACTGGGATGCCTATTAAGGAAATTAAAAACTTCATTGATTGGTGTTCTGAGGGAGATGCCACCTTGCAACAAAGATATGACATGTTTATGGAACGAAAAGTAACTGTAGAAGCACAGATAGAAGAGCTAAAAAAAACAATGGATCTTATCGATCATAAATGTTTATATTACAAGACTGCCTTAGATGCCGGAACGGAAGATATTCATAAAAACGATAAAATAGAGATCCCCATTAATCATTAA
- a CDS encoding NAD(P)-dependent alcohol dehydrogenase, which yields MITAKARAVDGPDKQFHATEIKRRDLDSHDVLIEIKYAGICHSDIHTAHGEWGEVNYPLVPGHEIAGVVSAIGPNVTKYKVGDRVGVGCMVDSCGECENCRQGEEQYCLKGNIPTYAGVDKYGEPTQGGYSTHIVVTEDFVLRIPDNIELDVAAPLLCAGITTYSPLNHWKSGPGKKVAVVGMGGLGHMAVQIAHAMGAEVTVLSQTLNKKEDGLQLGADNYYATSNPEVFENLAGSFDLIINTVSAKLNMDDYFGLLTLDGVLVNVGAPAEPLSVNVFSLIGHRRSFAGSMIGGIRETQEMLDFCATHNIVPKIEVISADSIDEAYERVLASDVKYRFVIDVSTM from the coding sequence ATGATTACTGCAAAAGCAAGAGCTGTCGATGGTCCAGACAAACAGTTTCACGCAACTGAAATTAAACGACGTGACCTTGATTCCCATGATGTTCTAATTGAAATTAAATATGCAGGCATATGTCATTCTGACATCCATACTGCTCACGGCGAATGGGGTGAAGTAAACTATCCCCTAGTACCAGGACACGAAATTGCGGGGGTTGTTTCTGCTATAGGGCCTAACGTTACAAAGTACAAGGTCGGTGACCGGGTAGGGGTCGGATGTATGGTAGACTCTTGCGGTGAATGTGAGAACTGTCGTCAGGGAGAAGAGCAATACTGTCTCAAAGGAAATATACCTACGTATGCAGGTGTTGACAAATACGGAGAGCCAACTCAAGGTGGCTACTCTACCCACATTGTCGTAACTGAAGATTTTGTACTTAGAATCCCCGATAACATTGAACTAGATGTTGCCGCACCATTACTTTGCGCAGGTATTACGACATATTCTCCACTCAATCATTGGAAGTCTGGCCCGGGCAAGAAAGTAGCTGTTGTTGGTATGGGAGGTCTAGGTCATATGGCTGTCCAGATTGCTCATGCTATGGGTGCAGAAGTTACCGTTTTATCACAAACATTAAATAAAAAAGAAGATGGCTTGCAACTCGGTGCAGACAACTACTACGCCACTAGTAATCCAGAAGTATTTGAGAATCTTGCCGGATCCTTTGACTTAATTATTAATACGGTAAGTGCAAAGCTCAATATGGATGATTATTTTGGACTTCTTACTCTAGACGGTGTTTTGGTAAATGTCGGTGCGCCAGCAGAACCATTATCAGTAAATGTATTCTCTCTCATCGGTCATCGTCGTTCATTTGCAGGCTCAATGATTGGGGGCATTCGTGAAACTCAGGAAATGTTGGACTTCTGTGCGACACATAACATTGTGCCTAAAATTGAAGTGATTTCTGCCGATTCAATTGACGAAGCGTATGAACGAGTATTAGCTTCAGATGTAAAGTATCGTTTCGTGATTGATGTCAGCACAATGTAA
- a CDS encoding metal-sensing transcriptional repressor: MDKFLQDHPSKPRTRDEKEKVINRLKRIEGQVRGIQKMVEEDRYCVDILVQISAIQSALKNVGFSVTERHLNHCVSDAIKQGDGQATIDELMNVMKQFSK, translated from the coding sequence GTGGATAAATTCTTACAGGATCACCCTAGTAAACCCAGGACGCGAGATGAAAAGGAAAAAGTCATTAACCGTTTAAAACGTATAGAAGGTCAAGTACGCGGCATTCAGAAAATGGTGGAGGAAGACCGATATTGTGTAGATATTTTAGTCCAAATTAGCGCAATACAATCCGCTTTAAAAAATGTAGGTTTCTCTGTCACAGAACGACATCTCAACCATTGTGTCAGTGATGCGATCAAGCAAGGTGATGGTCAAGCAACCATTGATGAATTAATGAACGTTATGAAGCAGTTTTCCAAGTAA